In Kineococcus sp. NBC_00420, a single genomic region encodes these proteins:
- a CDS encoding YkgJ family cysteine cluster protein: MSPRRTAPVRREFSKATEWLEQLSVQLPALSCLGLCEDFCSKDIDASITERRRLLAAGVDLDDPTPDGACPALSRTFGAGRCSVYAIRPTICRLWGATESMPCPHGCRPEGGLVDDATAMRWMITSLQIGNHLDDPAVQELLELALTDQAAASLLSRFLRGDRAITTQLYERMIQLRARRPARSEQALLRRQRQLEEEDIGGLGVHTGARTFN, from the coding sequence GTGAGTCCTCGTCGGACCGCGCCTGTCCGCCGCGAGTTCAGCAAGGCCACCGAGTGGTTGGAACAGTTGTCTGTCCAGCTGCCGGCCCTGTCGTGCCTGGGGCTGTGCGAGGACTTCTGTAGCAAGGACATCGACGCCTCCATCACCGAACGCCGCCGGCTGTTGGCCGCCGGCGTCGACCTCGATGACCCCACCCCCGATGGGGCTTGCCCTGCGCTGAGTCGGACGTTCGGGGCCGGGCGGTGCAGTGTGTACGCCATCCGCCCCACGATCTGTCGACTGTGGGGCGCCACCGAGTCGATGCCCTGCCCGCATGGTTGCCGTCCCGAGGGCGGACTCGTTGACGACGCGACGGCGATGCGGTGGATGATCACCAGCCTGCAGATCGGTAACCACCTGGACGACCCAGCCGTGCAGGAGCTGCTCGAGCTGGCCCTGACCGACCAGGCGGCCGCGAGCCTGTTGAGCCGGTTCCTGCGTGGAGACCGGGCCATCACCACGCAGCTGTACGAGCGCATGATCCAACTACGAGCTCGACGTCCAGCTCGCAGCGAGCAGGCTCTGCTCCGGAGACAGCGACAGCTTGAGGAGGAAGACATCGGCGGCTTGGGAGTGCACACTGGTGCAAGGACGTTCAACTGA
- a CDS encoding site-specific integrase: MRCRGDTLLYEPHPDPFPIPLGDGTWRTDPLRLAIAAYLARYRGGTRRHAESDLRVYLTWCQLRGLNPLQARRPHIELYVRWMQETQHFAASTVSRRTSVVAGFYRTCVVDELLEHSPADYVRRPNVPPESPTLGLNHLQLEAMLSTARDSANPCDFALVCLLGLLGLRIFDAAPWTSPTSVRSTATASCGLSGRVTRSSSSRWPRRWGDQWTAPSATARRGRCY, translated from the coding sequence ATGAGGTGCCGCGGAGACACGCTCCTCTATGAGCCTCACCCTGACCCGTTCCCCATCCCCCTCGGCGACGGCACCTGGCGCACCGACCCCCTACGCCTGGCCATCGCCGCCTACCTCGCCCGCTACCGCGGCGGAACCCGCCGCCACGCCGAATCCGACCTGCGCGTCTACCTCACCTGGTGCCAACTCCGTGGGCTCAACCCGTTGCAGGCCCGACGTCCGCACATCGAGCTCTACGTCCGCTGGATGCAGGAGACCCAGCACTTCGCCGCCTCCACCGTGTCGCGGCGGACGTCGGTAGTCGCCGGCTTCTACCGGACCTGCGTCGTCGACGAACTGCTGGAGCACTCACCCGCCGACTACGTCCGACGTCCCAACGTGCCACCGGAGTCACCCACCCTGGGATTGAATCACCTGCAGCTGGAAGCGATGCTCTCCACCGCCCGCGACTCCGCCAACCCGTGCGACTTCGCCCTGGTGTGCCTGCTCGGATTGCTGGGCCTGCGCATCTTCGATGCTGCGCCCTGGACATCGCCGACCTCGGTGAGGAGCACGGCCACCGCGTCCTGCGGGTTGTCGGGAAGGGTCACAAGGTCGTCCTCGTCCCGCTGGCCCCGGCGGTGGGGCGATCAGTGGACCGCGCCATCGGCGACCGCACGACGGGGGCGCTGCTACTGA
- a CDS encoding tyrosine-type recombinase/integrase, which translates to MRVVGKGHKVVLVPLAPAVGRSVDRAIGDRTTGALLLNTRCGRSDRHSATRRLKHLADDARIRLPRMHPHMLRHTYVTTMLDAGVDLRDVQIAARHADPRTTMRYDRARAGPPPQLHPRRIHGLGDLTSLLRLHAFGDVRVDAEQKDHPHIPAVRAKRTVIPRCARSARSSRGAREAHGHPAVCVVGPGRRRPDLTNCARSGSTPRRDWTGQDYFSTVITMTGIYLGGGGSEHDEAALWDEAFTPGQRVSIWSFAMPLGPARTGSAQWLSNALRTRGDFTLDAWGLEKTDDDHSAERLQRSQVVAIPGGNTFDLLHHLQQHDLLSALNAFLNDGGQVYGGSAGAILLGADIAIAEAEDPNDAGVSDTRGLNRLAGAVVRPHYQPAQDTELQQWATAHQQVVLALPERSGVVITDTAGCVIARNVGPEAVQVFSPTGQQARPAGMAWDLNEP; encoded by the coding sequence CTGCGGGTTGTCGGGAAGGGTCACAAGGTCGTCCTCGTCCCGCTGGCCCCGGCGGTGGGGCGATCAGTGGACCGCGCCATCGGCGACCGCACGACGGGGGCGCTGCTACTGAACACTCGCTGCGGCCGCTCGGATCGCCACTCCGCGACCCGCCGTCTCAAGCACCTCGCCGACGATGCCCGGATCCGGTTGCCGCGGATGCACCCGCACATGCTTCGCCACACCTACGTCACCACCATGCTCGACGCCGGCGTGGACCTACGAGACGTCCAGATCGCGGCCCGTCACGCCGATCCGCGGACGACGATGCGCTACGACCGCGCCCGCGCTGGACCGCCACCCCAACTACATCCTCGCCGCATACATGGCCTCGGGGACCTGACGAGTCTGCTCCGACTTCACGCTTTTGGCGATGTCCGGGTGGACGCCGAACAGAAGGATCACCCGCATATCCCTGCGGTGCGCGCGAAGCGCACGGTCATCCCGCGGTGCGCGCGAAGCGCACGGTCATCCCGCGGTGCGCGCGAAGCGCACGGTCATCCCGCGGTGTGCGTGGTCGGCCCGGGTCGACGACGACCGGATCTGACGAATTGCGCGAGGTCCGGCAGCACCCCCAGAAGAGACTGGACTGGCCAGGACTACTTCAGCACTGTGATCACCATGACGGGGATCTACCTTGGCGGCGGCGGCAGCGAGCACGATGAAGCAGCACTATGGGATGAGGCGTTCACCCCCGGCCAGCGCGTGAGCATCTGGTCCTTCGCGATGCCTCTCGGCCCGGCCCGAACCGGCAGCGCCCAGTGGCTTTCCAACGCCTTGCGCACCCGAGGGGACTTCACCCTCGACGCTTGGGGCCTGGAGAAGACCGATGACGATCACAGCGCCGAGCGTCTGCAGCGCAGTCAGGTCGTCGCCATCCCCGGCGGCAACACCTTCGACCTGCTGCACCACCTGCAGCAGCACGATCTGCTCAGCGCACTGAACGCCTTCCTCAACGACGGAGGCCAGGTCTACGGCGGCAGCGCCGGCGCGATCCTGCTCGGCGCGGACATCGCCATCGCCGAGGCCGAGGACCCCAACGACGCCGGCGTGAGCGACACCCGCGGTCTGAACCGCTTGGCCGGGGCAGTGGTGCGACCGCACTACCAACCGGCGCAGGACACCGAGCTGCAGCAGTGGGCCACGGCGCACCAGCAGGTGGTGCTCGCCCTGCCCGAACGCAGCGGTGTCGTCATCACCGACACCGCCGGCTGTGTCATAGCCCGCAACGTTGGACCTGAGGCAGTGCAAGTCTTCAGCCCGACCGGCCAGCAGGCCCGCCCAGCGGGCATGGCCTGGGACCTCAACGAGCCCTGA
- a CDS encoding nucleotidyltransferase domain-containing protein, whose protein sequence is MSSTKQSGVNARALSVVTAYAAALENCLSVGDLVGVYLTGSAVSGEFDEGVSDIDVLTVHRSCAEQLPGPALGRLHHDLAMSLEWASRMEVAYLPLPGLRPWGVQGHCLSWSAEGLRLGPSHAASDDVLAARRHAVVVRGMPTGSVFPEVSEGLFLRQTQEYLSDLLTRPAPSGGEAAADRIANIARCLQRLATRQLGSKATALRWWGERDTEVHEVVQAVVAARHGDVAAQQRCAQGLALLIERATVTGAALAP, encoded by the coding sequence GTGTCGTCCACGAAGCAGTCAGGGGTGAATGCTCGAGCGTTGAGCGTCGTTACGGCCTACGCCGCCGCGCTGGAGAACTGCCTCAGTGTCGGGGACCTCGTCGGGGTCTACCTCACTGGCTCCGCGGTGTCTGGGGAGTTCGACGAGGGGGTCAGCGACATCGACGTGCTGACCGTTCACCGCAGTTGTGCTGAGCAGCTACCCGGACCCGCTCTGGGACGCCTGCACCACGATCTAGCGATGAGCCTGGAGTGGGCATCGCGGATGGAGGTCGCCTACCTGCCACTGCCTGGTCTACGCCCGTGGGGAGTGCAGGGCCACTGCCTGTCGTGGTCGGCGGAAGGCCTACGGCTGGGGCCAAGCCATGCCGCTTCCGACGATGTCCTAGCTGCTCGGCGACACGCCGTCGTGGTGCGGGGGATGCCCACCGGCTCGGTCTTCCCGGAGGTGAGCGAGGGCTTGTTCCTTCGTCAGACGCAGGAGTATTTGTCGGACCTGCTGACGCGGCCGGCGCCGAGTGGTGGAGAGGCCGCGGCAGATCGCATCGCCAACATTGCCCGGTGCTTGCAGCGGCTGGCGACGCGGCAACTGGGATCGAAGGCGACAGCGTTGCGGTGGTGGGGTGAGCGCGACACCGAGGTCCATGAGGTGGTGCAGGCCGTAGTTGCGGCTCGCCACGGCGATGTAGCGGCCCAGCAGCGCTGCGCTCAGGGACTGGCGCTGCTCATCGAACGCGCGACGGTTACCGGCGCTGCTCTGGCGCCCTGA
- a CDS encoding GNAT family N-acetyltransferase, whose translation MTRSYPSELTINLSQGLRLRQANPTDAQTITAWLGQEQVHRWWGGAPVTLEEVRAKYTGARLPGVVVYVIETAAAPVGLIQAWQEGDRCGLDMFIAADMQGRGVGPVVARALAEELTIRGWRDLVVDPAVDNVGAVRAWQRAGFMPTGEHGLDEGHVTELMIFTTVTTY comes from the coding sequence ATGACGCGCAGTTATCCGTCTGAGCTGACGATCAACCTTTCGCAGGGCTTGCGCTTACGCCAGGCCAATCCCACCGACGCCCAGACCATCACCGCCTGGCTGGGCCAGGAGCAGGTACACCGGTGGTGGGGCGGTGCCCCCGTGACCTTGGAGGAGGTGCGCGCGAAGTACACCGGAGCGCGTCTACCCGGGGTCGTCGTGTACGTCATCGAGACGGCGGCAGCACCTGTCGGGCTCATCCAAGCCTGGCAGGAGGGCGACCGCTGTGGCCTGGACATGTTCATTGCTGCCGACATGCAAGGACGAGGAGTGGGACCGGTCGTAGCCCGGGCGCTGGCGGAGGAATTGACCATTCGCGGTTGGCGGGACCTGGTGGTCGATCCGGCGGTGGACAACGTAGGCGCGGTGCGCGCCTGGCAGCGAGCCGGCTTCATGCCCACGGGAGAGCATGGTCTCGATGAAGGACACGTGACCGAACTAATGATCTTCACCACCGTCACCACGTACTGA
- a CDS encoding 2'-5' RNA ligase family protein: MHSLDDPPTIAPPTRSAVIVPVPAVDHAVADHRAHLDRAAAWGVPAHLTVLHPFLPPSELDEQALSALATAVATVASFDVTFTATAWFGSEVLWLAPVPEQPLRQLTAAVFSAFPDHPPYGGAHGTDPADVQPHLTVAERALAGPDGLNALRAAEADVRTHLPVSQHLDHALLITGSEQPRSWRTLRRLELGSR; this comes from the coding sequence GTGCACAGCCTCGACGACCCACCCACAATCGCCCCACCCACCCGCAGCGCCGTCATCGTGCCGGTACCCGCCGTCGATCACGCCGTCGCCGACCATCGCGCCCATCTGGACCGCGCCGCCGCCTGGGGCGTGCCCGCCCACCTAACCGTGCTCCACCCCTTCCTTCCCCCCTCGGAACTGGACGAGCAAGCCCTAAGCGCTCTGGCCACCGCGGTCGCCACCGTCGCCAGCTTCGACGTGACCTTCACCGCGACCGCCTGGTTCGGCTCCGAGGTGCTGTGGCTGGCGCCCGTCCCTGAGCAGCCACTGCGGCAACTGACCGCCGCCGTCTTCTCGGCCTTCCCCGACCACCCGCCCTACGGCGGCGCCCACGGCACCGACCCCGCCGACGTCCAGCCGCACCTGACCGTCGCCGAACGCGCCCTCGCCGGTCCTGACGGCCTGAACGCTCTGCGGGCCGCCGAAGCAGACGTGCGGACCCACCTGCCCGTCAGCCAGCACCTCGACCACGCCCTGCTGATCACCGGCTCTGAGCAGCCACGTTCGTGGCGCACCCTGCGTCGTCTGGAACTCGGGAGCCGGTAG